A window from Nasonia vitripennis strain AsymCx chromosome 2 unlocalized genomic scaffold, Nvit_psr_1.1 chr2_random0010, whole genome shotgun sequence encodes these proteins:
- the LOC107981648 gene encoding uncharacterized protein LOC107981648 isoform X1, which yields MAMHKEKFISECVESGDRFEATIKQNKILNFANSTAKKKIQINNKVQEVRLQRDLCGRMLAISMNENTNIEKILTFPLTPVPMSLCHLDGSIFKTDKSVLMKLLENDVKSVAPTHTDVCLIDGFYLVHSMKDIPKTFGNISKKILQMVTNNNKAREIHIIFDRYFTPSIKDYERSLRGGNGDERAYVISGPDQTRPVDFVKELRNSNFKEALVHFLIVHWQSSEMIPFFENKTVLLNFDQCYEYKVYNETVLFSINDMYTLQGHEEADTKIVYHACNIPEEANIIIKCSDTDILIIMLANMNHLKKNSKVWIQTGILSKQRVIDVSALYNRHGELFCKSLTGFHALTGCDFNPAFFRKGKQRPLKILILSEQCQSAFAELGSEDCDRESVYREIEKFVCSMYAMKTVESVNSARFSLF from the coding sequence ATGGCAATGCATAAAGAgaaatttatttctgaatGCGTAGAATCGGGAGATAGATTTGAAGCtacaataaaacaaaacaaaatactcaattttgcaaattcaaccgcaaagaaaaaaatacaaataaataataaagttcaAGAGGTGAGATTGCAACGCGATTTATGTGGCCGCATGTTAGCTATttcaatgaatgaaaatactaatatagaaaaaattcttACATTTCCATTAACGCCCGTTCCGATGTCTCTGTGCCATTTAGATGGATCAATATTCAAAACCGATAAATCAGTTTTAATGAAGCTGTTAGAAAATGACGTGAAAAGCGTAGCTCCGACACACACGGACGTTTGTTTGATCGACGGTTTTTATTTAGTACACAGCATGAAAGACATACCAAAAACGTTCGgaaatatatctaaaaaaatattgcagatggtaacaaataataataaagctcGAGAAATACACATTATTTTTGATAGATATTTCACTCCCTCAATTAAAGATTACGAAAGATCGCTTCGAGGCGGTAACGGTGATGAGCGTGCGTACGTAATTTCTGGGCCTGATCAAACGAGACCCGTAGATTTTGTCAAAGAGCTTAGAAATAGCAATTTTAAGGAAGCTCttgtgcattttttaattgtacattggcagagttcagaaatgataccattttttgaaaataaaacagtttTACTGAACTTTGATCAGTGTTAtgaatataaagtttataatgaaactgttttattttcgatAAATGATATGTATACGCTACAAGGTCATGAAGAAGCTGATACTAAAATAGTTTATCACGCGTGTAATATTCCGGAAGAAGCtaacattataataaaatgttccGACACGGACATACTTATTATAATGCTAGCTAATATGAATcacctaaaaaaaaatagcaaagTTTGGATTCAAACCGGTATTTTAAGTAAACAGCGTGTAATTGACGTGTCGGCCCTGTACAATAGACACGGcgaattattttgtaaatcatTAACAGGGTTTCATGCGCTGACTGGGTGTGATTTTAACCCAGCTTTTTTTAGGAAAGGAAAACAGCGtcctttaaaaatattaatattaagcGAACAATGTCAAAGCGCATTTGCTGAATTAGGCAGTGAAGATTGCGATAGAGAGAGTGTATAccgagaaattgaaaaatttgtatgttCAATGTATGCGATGAAAACTGTTGAATCTGTAAATAGTGCACGCTTttcgcttttttaa